In the genome of Candidatus Dormiibacterota bacterium, one region contains:
- a CDS encoding DUF6582 domain-containing protein, whose product MTEQSDLPDSVFAFPGERKEPLTDARHVRNAVARFDQVEGVSDADRELAFENIKKAADYYGIALTEKSWKELVKTV is encoded by the coding sequence TTGACGGAACAGAGCGACCTTCCCGATAGTGTTTTCGCCTTCCCAGGAGAGCGCAAGGAGCCGTTGACCGATGCCCGCCACGTCCGCAATGCGGTGGCGCGCTTCGATCAGGTCGAGGGCGTATCCGACGCCGACCGGGAGCTAGCGTTCGAAAACATCAAGAAGGCGGCCGATTACTACGGCATAGCTTTGACCGAAAAATCCTGGAAAGAGCTCGTTAAGACCGTTTAG
- a CDS encoding MarR family transcriptional regulator: MHQLDRTPCGQPVSVAEAHALQELTREPGLSQNGLAARLRLEKSSVSRIVTALEKRGWAVRKRSPKDTRIVQVHLTDGGRDAATSLAKSRQATFQRIFAAIPTAERDAVLASLGTLLQAIHET, translated from the coding sequence TTGCATCAACTCGACCGGACTCCATGCGGTCAACCGGTCTCGGTTGCAGAGGCGCACGCACTTCAGGAGCTCACCCGCGAACCGGGGCTTTCACAAAATGGCCTTGCGGCACGGTTGCGACTCGAAAAAAGCTCCGTGAGCCGGATCGTCACGGCGCTTGAGAAGCGCGGCTGGGCCGTGCGAAAGCGCAGTCCGAAAGACACCCGAATCGTCCAAGTTCATCTGACAGACGGCGGCAGAGATGCAGCTACAAGTCTTGCGAAATCCCGCCAAGCCACATTCCAGCGGATTTTTGCGGCCATCCCAACAGCCGAGCGAGACGCCGTCCTCGCATCTCTCGGCACACTTTTACAGGCGATTCATGAAACGTAA
- a CDS encoding aspartate carbamoyltransferase produces MKRNTILAALGCGVLSYFVAAMPALADTTMTPSSHAAMVERGSKEVMPFDLNQAMHIFEPTRDGGVQTVMVHDGNPQQIALVRSHLRKEAVAFAHGDFSDPAKIHGTNMPGLAQLSAGASRIDITYLQTTNGASIRYKTSDPQLIAALHTWFAAQVMDHGAHAMMMPH; encoded by the coding sequence ATGAAACGTAACACTATTCTCGCCGCCCTTGGGTGCGGCGTTCTTTCCTATTTCGTTGCGGCGATGCCGGCTCTCGCAGACACGACAATGACGCCGTCTTCGCATGCGGCGATGGTCGAACGAGGCAGCAAAGAGGTGATGCCGTTCGATCTCAACCAGGCTATGCATATCTTCGAGCCGACGCGAGATGGCGGCGTGCAGACCGTTATGGTGCACGACGGTAATCCGCAACAGATTGCGCTCGTGCGTTCGCATCTACGCAAAGAAGCGGTGGCATTCGCGCATGGCGATTTCTCCGACCCTGCCAAGATTCACGGGACGAACATGCCGGGGCTCGCTCAGTTGAGCGCGGGCGCGAGTCGGATTGACATCACGTATCTGCAGACGACGAACGGGGCGAGCATCCGCTACAAGACATCCGATCCGCAACTCATCGCTGCTCTTCACACGTGGTTCGCCGCGCAGGTCATGGATCACGGCGCGCACGCTATGATGATGCCCCACTAA